CTTATGAAGATAATACTTCCATCACCGAGGCAGTCAGTGAAGTGGGTGCAGGCGAAAGAGATGCCCAAATAATTAACTTCGCCCTCACCGGAGAAACTTCCAATTTCGGAGGTGATCTCAACGTAGGATTCCAGGCGATCACCTTCCCGCAAATTCCCAACAAGCTCACCACCGATGCACCGTTCAACCTGAATGCAAGTGCCAGTTCAGGGCTCGATGTCATTTATGAAGTGGTATCCGGCCCGGCCAGTGTTTCAGGAAATACGGTTACCCTCGATGGTGTCGCCGGCCAGGTGATGATTAAGGCCACTCAGCCCGGCGATGGAACTTACCAGCCTGCCGACGAATTGTTGAATACTTTTCAGGTCATTGACCCGACCACCTATGCTCCTGCAATTGAGGCCAGGAGCCCTTTGGCCGGGGATGTTTTTGTTCCCTCCCTTTCTGCCATTCAGCTGGCTGCGATTGTCGACATTGGATACCCTGAATTATTCTCTGTCCAAAACGTTTCTTTTGAAATAGACGGACAGTCTATCCCCGCAACAGATTGGAACAACAATCACTATACTGGCTGGTGGACGCCTCCTGCCTATGGAAGCTACACCCTGGACATCATTGCCAGTAGCAATTATGGGGCTACTTATACCGAAAGTGTCAATATAAATATCGTGGAAACCGCTGTGGGTATGGATGTGCTGGCGGCAGATGATGTTTGGCTGAATACAAGTATTTCCTCACAGATCGTACAAGCGGAATTACCGTCCTACCAGGGTGCCTATAATCAAATTACCGCTACCCTGGACGTCAACTGCCCAAATGGGAGCTGTGGAGAATGGGACAGAGTCGCAAGTGTAGATGCCAAAGGCCATAATGGGGAATGGATCGAAATTTTTCGTTACATCACTCCATACGGGGTTCCATGTTCTCATACCATTGATCTGACGGATTATATGTCCATTCTGCAGGGAAAAATCGCCTTCCGGCTCAATTGCGGTACCCTTGATAACGGATTCCTTTATGACCTTACCATTTCTTATTCAACCGGAACGCCCGAATATCCATACAGTTCCATTACGCGCCTGTGGAATGAAACCTATCCTTTTGGGGATCCTGACAACTTACAGCCTTGTCCGCCACTTACCGTCTCCTTCCCTGCCAATGCAGTGGCGTCAACGCTGAAACTGGTTTCTACCGGTCATGGCTGGGGCGATAACAACACGGGCAATGCCGCCGAGTTCCACGATGACACCCACCACGTTTGGGTCAACGGTAGCCAAACCTTTGAACAACACAACTGGAGCGACTGTAATCCCAACCCGGATGGCTGCAGTCCTCAGAATGGAACCTGGTTTTATGACCGGGCAGGATGGTGTCCGGGATCCATCGCTCCCTGGTTTGATTTCAACATGACGCCCTTTCTCGGCGACAATGTAGCCCTTGAATACATCTTTGATGAAGATTACGTGGATAACTGCCACCCCAACAATCCGGGTTGTATTTCCGGCGTAACCTGTCCTGATTGCAACGACGGATTTAATCCTCACTTAATCGTGGCAACCAATTTGGTGACCTTCTCAGGGGTTCCTTTGGTGGAAGGAGTTGTGGTAAATTCCGAGGATCTGCTTGTTCAGCAAAATGCTGTGAGCATATTCCCCAACCCTAGCAGCGGACTATTTACCATAGGCCTCGAAAAGGTGATCACCGAACTGCAGATCAGGATCATCAACAACACCGG
This sequence is a window from Lewinellaceae bacterium. Protein-coding genes within it:
- a CDS encoding T9SS type A sorting domain-containing protein encodes the protein MKNYYYLKQGILLMFLLFIQSFNLIAQSEQYLHFDGVNDYVVLENGSQYIVNSTEITMAGWFYTDQLAYGQGMMGIRDGSGNGMYVIQLDNGIMECRLETNTGLHEFVAPAFTIVPQTWQHIAWVYDGASVRLYINGTLKGSSVASGTISNANIHFAIGRSILSNFNFYFGGRVDEVSLWSKVLNQTDIQNMMENELVGDEAGLEAYYKFNQGVPYEDNTSITEAVSEVGAGERDAQIINFALTGETSNFGGDLNVGFQAITFPQIPNKLTTDAPFNLNASASSGLDVIYEVVSGPASVSGNTVTLDGVAGQVMIKATQPGDGTYQPADELLNTFQVIDPTTYAPAIEARSPLAGDVFVPSLSAIQLAAIVDIGYPELFSVQNVSFEIDGQSIPATDWNNNHYTGWWTPPAYGSYTLDIIASSNYGATYTESVNINIVETAVGMDVLAADDVWLNTSISSQIVQAELPSYQGAYNQITATLDVNCPNGSCGEWDRVASVDAKGHNGEWIEIFRYITPYGVPCSHTIDLTDYMSILQGKIAFRLNCGTLDNGFLYDLTISYSTGTPEYPYSSITRLWNETYPFGDPDNLQPCPPLTVSFPANAVASTLKLVSTGHGWGDNNTGNAAEFHDDTHHVWVNGSQTFEQHNWSDCNPNPDGCSPQNGTWFYDRAGWCPGSIAPWFDFNMTPFLGDNVALEYIFDEDYVDNCHPNNPGCISGVTCPDCNDGFNPHLIVATNLVTFSGVPLVEGVVVNSEDLLVQQNAVSIFPNPSSGLFTIGLEKVITELQIRIINNTGQLVKAIHETDNQSKEILLNMSELPKGIYLIDLFMEGQRITKKLILE